One window of Bos indicus isolate NIAB-ARS_2022 breed Sahiwal x Tharparkar chromosome 20, NIAB-ARS_B.indTharparkar_mat_pri_1.0, whole genome shotgun sequence genomic DNA carries:
- the DIMT1 gene encoding dimethyladenosine transferase isoform X2 produces the protein MTVKLLEKAKKVIACELDPRLVAELHKRVQGTPLASKLQVMVGDVLKADLPFFDACVANLPYQISSPFVFKLLLHRPFFRCAVLMFQREFALRLVAKPGDKLYCRLSINTQLLARVDHLMKVGKNNFRPPPKVESSVVRIEPKNPPPPINFQEWDGLVRITFVRKNKTLSAAFKSSAVQQLLEKNYRIHCSVHNIIIPEDFSIADKIQQILTSTGFSDKRARSMDIDDFIRLLHGFNAEGIHFS, from the exons gtaatTGCTTGTGAACTTGACCCAAGGCTAGTAGCTGAACTTCACAAAAGAGTTCAGGGCAC gCCTCTGGCCAGCAAACTTCAAGTAATGGTGGGTGATGTGTTAAAAGCAGATCTGCCATTCTTTGATGCTTGTGTGGCAAATTTGCCTTATCAG atctcttctccttttgtcttcaagcTGTTGCTGCACCGACCTTTTTTCAG ATGTGCCGTGCTAATGTTTCAAAGAGAATTTGCTCTCCGACTGGTCGCAAAACCTGGAGATAAGTTATACTGCAGACTGTCGATTAACACACAGCTGTTAGCACGTGTGGACCATCTAATGAAA GTTGGAAAGAATAATTTCAGACCACCACCCAAGGTGGAATCCAGTGTCGTAAGGATAGAACCCAAGAATCCACCACCACCTATCAATTTTCAG GAATGGGATGGCCTCGTAAGGATCACCTTTGTTAGGAAAAACAAGACACTGTCTGCTGCATTTAA GTCAAGTGCAGTCCAACAGCTATTGGAAAAAAACTACAGAATTCACTGTTCGGTCCATAATATT ATAATACCAGAAGATTTCAGCATAGCAGATAAAATACAGCAAATCCTAACCAGCACAGGTTTTAGTGACAAGCGGGCCCGTTCCATGGACATAGATGATTTCATCAG attgctACATGGATTCAATGCAGAAGGTATCCATTTTTCTTAG
- the DIMT1 gene encoding dimethyladenosine transferase isoform X3 has protein sequence MLVWQICLIRSLLLLSSSCCCTDLFFRCAVLMFQREFALRLVAKPGDKLYCRLSINTQLLARVDHLMKVGKNNFRPPPKVESSVVRIEPKNPPPPINFQEWDGLVRITFVRKNKTLSAAFKSSAVQQLLEKNYRIHCSVHNIIIPEDFSIADKIQQILTSTGFSDKRARSMDIDDFIRLLHGFNAEGIHFS, from the exons ATGCTTGTGTGGCAAATTTGCCTTATCAG atctcttctccttttgtcttcaagcTGTTGCTGCACCGACCTTT TTTTCAGATGTGCCGTGCTAATGTTTCAAAGAGAATTTGCTCTCCGACTGGTCGCAAAACCTGGAGATAAGTTATACTGCAGACTGTCGATTAACACACAGCTGTTAGCACGTGTGGACCATCTAATGAAA GTTGGAAAGAATAATTTCAGACCACCACCCAAGGTGGAATCCAGTGTCGTAAGGATAGAACCCAAGAATCCACCACCACCTATCAATTTTCAG GAATGGGATGGCCTCGTAAGGATCACCTTTGTTAGGAAAAACAAGACACTGTCTGCTGCATTTAA GTCAAGTGCAGTCCAACAGCTATTGGAAAAAAACTACAGAATTCACTGTTCGGTCCATAATATT ATAATACCAGAAGATTTCAGCATAGCAGATAAAATACAGCAAATCCTAACCAGCACAGGTTTTAGTGACAAGCGGGCCCGTTCCATGGACATAGATGATTTCATCAG attgctACATGGATTCAATGCAGAAGGTATCCATTTTTCTTAG